TAGCTCAATCGAACTGGGCGAGCATCCAGCGCTGATACTCGGCCACACCGGCATCGCCTTCGCGGGGCGCCCAGTCGGGTGACTCGCCCTCGCCTATCGGGCGATACGGCCCGGCCTTGCATTCAAACATCACGCTGTCGGGTTCCAGCACCACCAGGCCATGAAACACGCCTGGCGGCAGATCGACGCCGGCGCACTCGCCTCCCGCCTGCAGAACGCGTTTGGCAATTACCTCACCGGTGTCGCTGAACACCAGCACGCCGAGGCTGCCCTTGAGCACCAACAGGGTTTCCGCCTTGTCGGCGCTCAGGTGTCTATGCGGCGGCACATAAGTGTCGGGTTGCAGGCCGACGGCCAGACGATGGCAGGGTTCTTCCATCTGATGGAAGTTGTGATGGTGCCGGCCGCGAGGGCTGGCGGCCGCTTTCTCGGCCAACTCAGCGAACAATGTCTGATCAAGAAAGCGCGCCATGGCTTACATCCCTTTAACCGCGTAGATGCCATTGGCGTTACGCCAGTAGCCTTTGTAGTCCATGCCGTAGCCGAAAATGTAACGGTCGATGCACGGCAGGCCGACGTAATCGGCTTTGAGGTCCGGGCGAGCTTTGCGATCGTGGTCTTTGTCGATCAGCACAGCGGTGTGTACTTTGCGCGCGCCGGCGTGTTTGCAGAAGTCGATGATCGCGCCCAGGGTGTGACCTTCATCGAGGATGTCGTCGATGATCAGCACGTCGCGGTCGATGAACGACACTTCCGGCTTGGCTTTCCAGAACAGGTCACCGCCGCTGGTTTCGTTGCGATAACGGGTGGCGTGCAGGTAGGAGGCTTCCAGCGGGAATTGCAAATGAGTCAGCAATTTGCCGGCGAAAATCAGGCCGCCGTTCATCACGCAGAAGACCACCGGGTTGGTGTCGGCCATTTCGCGGCTGATGTGTGCGCCGACCTTGGCGATCGCTTCTTCGACTTGCGCTTCGGTGTACAGGCAGTCAGCCTCGCGCATGATTTGACGGATATGCTCGAGATCAGCGGACATGGCGCTCTCCAAGGGGGTGCTGTGGCAAGAAAAGCGGGCAAAGGTACGCATGTGAGGCGCAACGATCAAGCCTTAATGGACTAACGTACTAGATGTCTATAGGACAACACCCTCGGATAGATTAATCTAGGCCGGTTTTTTTGCCCGCCGCCGGAGCCTTTCCCATGCCCACTCGCGAGATCCGCCACCCGCTGATCCGACACAAACTCGGCCTTATGCGCCGTGCCGACATTAGCACGAAGAATTTCCGTGAGCTTGCTCAGGAAGTCGGAGCGCTGCTGACTTATGAAGCGACCAAGGATTTGCCGCTGGAAACCTACGAGATCCCCGGTTGGGCCGGTCCCGTACAAGTAGAGAAAATCGCCGGTAAGAAAATCACCGTGGTGCCTATCCTGCGTGCCGGTATCGGCATGCTCGAAGGCGTGCTCAGCCTGATCCCGGGCGCCAAAGTCAGCGCCGTGGGCGTGGCCCGCAATGAAGAAACCTTGCAGGCCCACACCTACCTGGAAAAACTCGTCCCGGAGATCAACGAGCGCCTGGCAATGATCATCGACCCGATGCTCGCCACCGGCAGTTCCATGGTTGCCACCATCGACCTGCTGAAAAAAGCCGGCTGCAAGGACATCCGCGCCATGGTGCTGGTGGCTGCCCCCGAAGGCATCACCGCTGTCGAAAAGGCGCACCCGGACGTGCAGATCTACACCGCCTCCATCGACGAGCGCTTGAACGAACATGGCTACATCATCCCAGGCCTGGGCGATGCCGGTGACAAGATCTTCGGCACCAAGCAGAAGGACGCGTAAGCATGCAGGATGATTTCAACGACCCGCTTTGGCGCCAGATCCTGTCTGGCGCACAGATGCTTTTTGTAGCATTTGGCGCGCTGGTGTTGATGCCGCTGATCACAGGTCTTGATCCAAACGTCGCACTGTTCACCGCAGGCCTGGGCACGTTGCTGTTCCAGGTGGTGACAGGGCGGCAGGTGCCGGTATTCCTGGCATCGAGCTTTGCGTTTATCACCCCGATCATTCTCGCCAAGGGCCAGTTCGGCCTGGCGGCGACCATGGGCGGGGTGATGGCGGCCGGTTTCGTTTATACCTTCCTGGGCCTGGCTGTTAAGGTCAAAGGCACCGGTTTCATCGATCGCCTGCTGCCGCCGGTGGTGATTGGCCCGGTGATCATCTCGATTGGCCTGGCCATGGCCCCGATTGCCGCCAATATGGCGATGGGCAAAGCCGGGGATGGCAGTGAGCTGATCCACTACCAGACAGCAATGCTGATTTCGATGCCGGCGCTGCTGACCACGCTGATCGTCGCGGTATTCGGCAAAGGCATTTTCCGCCTGGTGCCGATTATCTCCGGCGTGCTGGTGGGTTTTGCCATGTCGTTCTACTTTGGTGTGGTCGACACGGCGAAGATCGCCGCCGCGCCGTGGTTCGCCCTGCCCCACTTCACTGCGCCGGAGTTCAACTGGCAGGCCATCCTGTTTATCGTCCCGGTGGCCCTGGCCCCGGCGATCGAGCATATCGGTGGTGTGATTGCGGTGGGCAGCGTGACCGGTCGCGACTACCTGAAGAAGCCCGGCCTGCACCGCACCCTGCTGGGTGACGGGATTGCCACCACCGCTGCCGGTATGTTCGGCGGCCCGCCAAACACCACTTACGCCGAAGTGACGGGCGCAGTGATGCTGACCAAGAACTACAACCCGAAAATCATGACCTGGGCGGCGGTGTTTGCCATCAGCCTGGCGTTTATCGGCAAGTTCGGCGCGTTGCTGCAAAGCATCCCGGTACCGGTGATGGGCGGGATTCTGTGCCTGCTGTTCGGCTCGATTGCGGCGGTGGGCATGAACACGCTGATCCGCCACAAGATCGACCTGGGCGAAGCGCGCAATCTGGTGATTGTGTCGGTGACCCTGGTGTTCGGGATTGGCGGTGTACTGGTCGGCACCGGCACCGGCCCGGATGACTTCGGCCTCAAGGGCATCGCCCTGTGTGCGGTGGTAGCGATTGGTTTGAACCTGCTGCTGCCGGGCAATGATGGCTGGAAGAACAAGAAGCCGGATGAGCCGTTGATCTAACTGGCTCAACGCAAAATAAGTGTGGGAGCTGGCTTGCCTGCGATAGCGGTGTAACAGTCGACGAATCCGTCGTTTGATACACCGCTATCGCAGGCAAGCCAGCTCCCACATTTTTTATCTTCAGTGTGGCTTAGAGCTCACCGAGGCCATCAATCAGCGCCTGGTTCTGCTCTGGCGTACCGATGCTGATCCGCAGGAACTGGGCAATCCGCTCCTGTTTGAAGTGCCGCACAATCACCCCTTGCTCACGCAGCTTTGCGGCCAAACCTGCAGCGTCGTGGCGTGGGTGACGAGCAAAGATGAAGTTGGCCGCTGACGGCAACACTTCAAAGCCCTTGCCCTCCAATTGCGCAACCACCTTGTTGCGGCTGTCGATCACCCACTGGCAAGTCTTCTCGAAATACTCACGGTCGTCGAATGCCGCCGCCGCCCCGACAATCGCCAGGCGATCCAGCGGGTAGGAGTTGAAGCTGTTCTTGACCCGCTCCAGCGCCTCGATCAGGTCCGGGTGGCCCACCGCCAGGCCTACACGCAAACCGGCCAGTGAGCGCGATTTGGACAGGGTCTGGGTCACCAGCAGGTTCGGGTAGCGATCCACCAGGCTGATGGCGGTTTCGCCGCCGAAGTCGATATAGGCCTCATCCACCACCACCACTGAATCCGGGCTGGCCTTGAGGATCTGCTCTACCGCGTCCAGCGCCAGCACGCAGCCGGTCGGCGCATTCGGGTTGGGGAAGATGATCCCGCCGTTGGGCTTGGCGTAATCGGCCACGCGGATCTGGAAGTGCTCGTCCAGCGGCACCGGGGCGGACTTGATGCCATACAGGCCGCAGTACACCGGGTAGAAGCTGTAGCTGATGTCCGGGAACAGCAGCGGCAAGTCGTGCTGGAACAGGCCGTGGAAAATGTGCGCCAGCACTTCGTCGGAGCCGTTGCCGAGGAACACTTTGCCGGCGTCAACGCCGTAGTACTTGGCCACCGCCTGCTTGAGCAGGTCGCTGTTGGGGTCCGGGTACAAACGCAGGTTGTCGTTCAACTCGGCCTGCATCGCCGCCAGCGCCTTGGGCGAAGGCCCGTAGGGGTTTTCATTGGTGTTGAGCTTGACCAGTTTGGTCAGCTTTGGTTGCTCGCCGGGCACGTAAGGCACGAGGTCCTTGACGAAGGGGCTCCAGAATTTGCTCATGCCTCATTTCCCCTCTTCAAGGATGCGATATTCGGCGCTGCGTGCGTGAGCGCTCAGCGATTCACCACGGGCCAGCACCGAGGCAGTCTTGCCCAGTTCGGAGGCGCCTTGTGGCGAGCAGAAGATAATCGACGAACGCTTCTGGAAGTCATACACCCCCAGCGGCGACGAGAAACGCGCGGTGCCGGACGTCGGCAACACGTGGTTGGGGCCGGCG
The window above is part of the Pseudomonas sp. KBS0710 genome. Proteins encoded here:
- a CDS encoding WbuC family cupin fold metalloprotein; translated protein: MARFLDQTLFAELAEKAAASPRGRHHHNFHQMEEPCHRLAVGLQPDTYVPPHRHLSADKAETLLVLKGSLGVLVFSDTGEVIAKRVLQAGGECAGVDLPPGVFHGLVVLEPDSVMFECKAGPYRPIGEGESPDWAPREGDAGVAEYQRWMLAQFD
- a CDS encoding hypoxanthine-guanine phosphoribosyltransferase; amino-acid sequence: MSADLEHIRQIMREADCLYTEAQVEEAIAKVGAHISREMADTNPVVFCVMNGGLIFAGKLLTHLQFPLEASYLHATRYRNETSGGDLFWKAKPEVSFIDRDVLIIDDILDEGHTLGAIIDFCKHAGARKVHTAVLIDKDHDRKARPDLKADYVGLPCIDRYIFGYGMDYKGYWRNANGIYAVKGM
- the upp gene encoding uracil phosphoribosyltransferase; translated protein: MPTREIRHPLIRHKLGLMRRADISTKNFRELAQEVGALLTYEATKDLPLETYEIPGWAGPVQVEKIAGKKITVVPILRAGIGMLEGVLSLIPGAKVSAVGVARNEETLQAHTYLEKLVPEINERLAMIIDPMLATGSSMVATIDLLKKAGCKDIRAMVLVAAPEGITAVEKAHPDVQIYTASIDERLNEHGYIIPGLGDAGDKIFGTKQKDA
- a CDS encoding uracil-xanthine permease family protein, translating into MQDDFNDPLWRQILSGAQMLFVAFGALVLMPLITGLDPNVALFTAGLGTLLFQVVTGRQVPVFLASSFAFITPIILAKGQFGLAATMGGVMAAGFVYTFLGLAVKVKGTGFIDRLLPPVVIGPVIISIGLAMAPIAANMAMGKAGDGSELIHYQTAMLISMPALLTTLIVAVFGKGIFRLVPIISGVLVGFAMSFYFGVVDTAKIAAAPWFALPHFTAPEFNWQAILFIVPVALAPAIEHIGGVIAVGSVTGRDYLKKPGLHRTLLGDGIATTAAGMFGGPPNTTYAEVTGAVMLTKNYNPKIMTWAAVFAISLAFIGKFGALLQSIPVPVMGGILCLLFGSIAAVGMNTLIRHKIDLGEARNLVIVSVTLVFGIGGVLVGTGTGPDDFGLKGIALCAVVAIGLNLLLPGNDGWKNKKPDEPLI
- the hisC gene encoding histidinol-phosphate transaminase, encoding MSKFWSPFVKDLVPYVPGEQPKLTKLVKLNTNENPYGPSPKALAAMQAELNDNLRLYPDPNSDLLKQAVAKYYGVDAGKVFLGNGSDEVLAHIFHGLFQHDLPLLFPDISYSFYPVYCGLYGIKSAPVPLDEHFQIRVADYAKPNGGIIFPNPNAPTGCVLALDAVEQILKASPDSVVVVDEAYIDFGGETAISLVDRYPNLLVTQTLSKSRSLAGLRVGLAVGHPDLIEALERVKNSFNSYPLDRLAIVGAAAAFDDREYFEKTCQWVIDSRNKVVAQLEGKGFEVLPSAANFIFARHPRHDAAGLAAKLREQGVIVRHFKQERIAQFLRISIGTPEQNQALIDGLGEL